Sequence from the Nocardiopsis sp. YSL2 genome:
GCCGAACTCCAGGTCGTCCGGGTGGGCGACTACCGCCAGGGCCCGGTTCCAGTCCTCCGGGAGCGGCTGGGGAGCGCTGTTCTCGGTCTGTGTCATGGGCCCAGACTACGGAAGGACAGCGCTTCCCCGCAGAGTGGCGGCAGAGGCGCGGCGCGCGGCCCTCAGGCCTGCGTGGGCCCCGCCGCACCTCCCGGCGCGTCGCCGTTCACCGACCCGCCGGCGGCGCCGCCGTTGGCCGCACGCTGGGCCGCCCGGGTCTTGGCCGCCTCGGCCATCTGCTCCTGGACCTTCTTGGGAACGGTGATCGTCAGCATGTCCCCCGGCGGCACCGGCTGGTCGCCGCGGACCACGACGATGCCGGCGAAGATCTGCTCGACCTCGCCCATCTTCTCGGGCCGGATGGCACCCTCACCGCGGATCACGCCGTGCAGCAGCCAGCGCGGACCGTCGACACCGATGAAGCGGACCGGTTCGGCGACCTGCTTGCCCTCCTCGGTGGTGCGACCCTTGACCGGCAGCAGGGCCTTGATCTCGGTACCGAAGGTGCCCTCGTGCTCCTCGGAGCGGCCGCCCTCCTTGGCGATCTGTTCACGGATCTCCGCGCGCCTCTCGTCCCACAGGCCGGAGGTCTTGGGCGCGGCGAACGGCCGGACCTGGAGCCAGGTCTTGCCGAGCACCAGGGTCACACCGATGATCCGCTGCTTGCCCTGGGCGTCCTTGGCGAGGTTCACCTGGATCTGGGAGCCCTGCTGGACGGGCAGCCGGATGCTGCCCAGGTCCATCCGCTGGAGGTCCGGGACGTCCTCGTGCGAGTCCCAGGGCCCGTTGGCGCGGTGGCGGTCGGCGGCCTTCGCTGACGGGGCCGCGGGCCGTTCGGGCTCGATCTCGTTGCCGAAGGAGACCGCTCCGGCGGCTCCCAGCCGGGGCTCCGGGGTCTCCTTCGCGGTTCTGTCCGTCTCCTGATCCCGCTTCTTGCGGCGGCGTCCAAACACGCCTTCACCTCTCCGATTGACGTTGGTCCCGGGATCGCACCGGGGGATGTCTGGGGACGGTCACCGCTGTGCGGCGTGTCCCCCGGTCGAACCGAAACCACCTGCTCCGCGCGCGGACTCCGGGAGCGCGTCGGCCTCGACGAATTCCGCGCGTTCCACCCGCTGGATCACCATCTGTGCGATCCGGTCGCCGCGTGACAGCTTCACAGGCGCGTCCCGGTCGGTGTTGAGCAGGGTCACCTTGATCTCGCCCCGGTAGCCGGCGTCGACCGTTCCCGGGGCGTTGACGATGGTCAGGCCGCTCCGCGCTGCGAGCCCGGAGCGGGGGTGCACGAAGGCGGCATACCCCTCGGGCAGGGCGATCGCCAGGCCGGTGGGGACGGTGGCGCGCTCTCCCGGCGCGAGGACGACGTCGGTCGTGGTGTACAGGTCGGCACCCGCGTCGCCGGGGTGCGCGTACTGGGGCAGGGGAAGTCCGGGGTCCAGGCGCTGGACCGTGATCGGAATCCGTCCGCCCTCCGGGGATGTGGTACTCACATCGGCCGAGCTTATCGCTCTCCCGACCCCGGCTCGGTGCGCAGCGCGGCCCCGGACCGTGGTCCGGGGCCGCGACACGCGTTCTACTCCCCCTCGGACGGGGGCAGGACCACCTCGACGGTGAGCTCACCGTCGTCGGTCACCTCGAAGTCGATCCCGGCGGCGCGTCCGGCTGCGGCGATGTCCCCGGCCGCGGCCCGGGCCTCGTCGGCCTGCTTTCCGGCCACCCGCACGTGCTCGACCTCGGCGCGCATGGACAGCTTGGCCTCGGACTTGGCCTTGCGGACCGCGCGCAGCACCTCGGCCGTGGCCGCCAGGACGGCGGGGTCGCCGTCGGCCGCGGCGGCGCGGTATCCGGCCGCCTGGGGCCAGGCCTGGCCGTGCACCGAGCCGTCCTGCCACCAGCTCCAGACCTCTTCGGTGACGAAGGGCAGGAAGGGCGCGAACAGCTTGTGCAGGGCGCCCAGGGCGACGAGCAGCGCGGCGCGGGCGGAGGCGCCCTCGGCGGACTCGGTGTTGTAGGCGCGGGTCTTGACGAGTTCGAGGTAGTCGTCGCAGAAGTCCCAGAAGAAGCGCTCGGTGCGCTCCAGGGCCCGTGTGTGGTCGTAGGCGGCGAACGCGGCGGTGGCCTCGTCGACGACCTCGGCCAGCGCGGCCAGCATCGCCCGGTCCAGGGGTTCGGTGACCTGGGACGGGTCGACGGAGGCGCCCTCACCGGCCACCGACATCACGAACTTGCTGGCGTTGAGGATCTTGATGGCCAGCCGCCGGCCGACCTTCATCTGCCCCTCGTCCATCGCGGTGTCGGTGCCCAGGCGGCCGCTGGCCGCCCAGTAGCGCACGGCGTCGGAGCTGTACTTCTCCAGCAGCGCCACGGGCGTGACGACGTTGCCCTTGGACTTGGACATCTTCTTGCGGTCCGGGTCCAGGATCCAGCCGGAGATGCCGGTGGTGCGCCAGGGCAGCGTGCCGTTCTCGAAGTTGGCGCGCACGACCGTGGCGAACAGCCAGGTGCGGATGATGTCCTGGCCCTGGGGGCGCAGGTCCATCGGGAAGACGCGCTCGAACAGGTCCTGGTCGCGTTCCCAACCCGAGGCGATCTGCGGGGACAGCGAGGAGGTCGCCCAGGTGTCCATGACGTCGGGGTCGCCCATGAAGCCGCCCGGACGTCCGCGCTGGGACTCGGTGTAGCCCTCCGGCGCCTGCGAGCTGGGGTCGATGGGCAGCTGGTCCTCGGAGG
This genomic interval carries:
- the dut gene encoding dUTP diphosphatase → MSTTSPEGGRIPITVQRLDPGLPLPQYAHPGDAGADLYTTTDVVLAPGERATVPTGLAIALPEGYAAFVHPRSGLAARSGLTIVNAPGTVDAGYRGEIKVTLLNTDRDAPVKLSRGDRIAQMVIQRVERAEFVEADALPESARGAGGFGSTGGHAAQR
- a CDS encoding DUF3710 domain-containing protein — translated: MFGRRRKKRDQETDRTAKETPEPRLGAAGAVSFGNEIEPERPAAPSAKAADRHRANGPWDSHEDVPDLQRMDLGSIRLPVQQGSQIQVNLAKDAQGKQRIIGVTLVLGKTWLQVRPFAAPKTSGLWDERRAEIREQIAKEGGRSEEHEGTFGTEIKALLPVKGRTTEEGKQVAEPVRFIGVDGPRWLLHGVIRGEGAIRPEKMGEVEQIFAGIVVVRGDQPVPPGDMLTITVPKKVQEQMAEAAKTRAAQRAANGGAAGGSVNGDAPGGAAGPTQA